atatttattattattattaggcctatattaataactgattttttttattttacaggtctatgatgagaaagatgtgtgccttaaaaaatgactatttgtaaacatagtttaagattatttttatagtattattcggcataatgtcatttaacagtacataattatttgaatgtgaaatattttataggaaacgtAGGCTACGTCAGTGTGTCTTtcattttatatgcaacaaattatgtaaaacaatttatttataaacattcagtttactattagtattacaatgaacattgattataagcctggaaaggcaatcccatcattatatccattataaaattgcatcatatcaccactaggcctagctatatgtcgtaaatgatgacggcgtgcgtgtgtgtattcgtcgtacgtccgtgtacgtattattccgtgcctcttcactgtcttgtttaatttaaaattaaataaacacccgatatgaggatatttattaggcataataattagaatgttctataactAAAAGGggtgaaaagaatttcttcagtaaaatgatcattgtgctgttgaataaaaggcgaCTCCAATCTGAAACCAACCAGAGCTGCGCCTTCTGGCAGCTGttacgtctttctgctgaccgtcggggattcccctttttaaaaaacacgcacacgatactgtacgatggtttttccaaatgatttttaaaaagcatatCACtcaaacacaaattatgtatataataggataaacattataatgtatacgacatttaacgcgaccaaagtaacaacgcgatagatatcaaacgcaaccgatatGATTAAAACTTCATAGCTTCATAGTCATACCAAAAcaaaaccgtgggcgactttgccTTGGcaactttgcgatggggcgactttgcgttggggcaactttgcgatggggcgactttgtattggggtTTTAtgggcgctaatgcagtttcgtatcCACCCCTCaaaattactcaaaattgtttcaatacttcatctaacctactcacgagttgtctacaacaTCCTGCAAAAAACACCTTTTCATGCATGGATTTACATAAAACTTTgtcaaataatacattataaataagCTAAAAAATATCATggaattttgttaaaaaagaaTGGACCAAGTTATTTTCTGGAAAAAAACCCcattatttttcaaacaaaatgttttaattctaGTCACTTCTCGTGACGTATgaattttgtgaaaaaaatcatagttaaagaataaaatacaaGGACCACTATTTCCACACTAGTAATTCAATTCACAATTTGCATTGTGTGTTGTCAACGTACCTACTGTTGACACAGTCAAAATGGCATGTCATCAGATAATTGagcataataatttttttctttttacaaatttgagccctatttaaagtttgtccaactgttagttacggagttatatgatatgtaggtcaaaggtcaaatatggcAAAAATCATACTTACGGCCGTTTTTGtacaaacttttccattagaatgaatacaatattaatatgcatcttccaaataatttgacactaaaatgaTTTCATTTAATCTAAGCCTTGCACAGATatgaccattttgttttcagttggtcaaaatattcaaattgaagtcagaggtcaaagatgaattttagaaatttgacatgtgttttataaccagcatgcttcaaatattcataaaacacaatatttagTTACACTTTCCCCTATGATCTGCACACAAAAATACATAGGGAACTGGACTATATTTAATTCGCTTTGATCCAATAATCCATTTCCTTTaccctttaaataaatatcaaaagtTTGCAATCTAGACTTGTTGGTCACTTAATCacaatgttttttcttttcagCTCATCCATCTTTTAACGATGTATTTGCAAATTATAGTAATTACCAACTGTAGCTACAGTAGCATGTAATAATTCTTAAAATGGCAGATGGAATAAGAACAAGAAGTCAACAGCTTAGTATAAGCCTAAGAAAAGAAATAGAACAAAAGCTACGTACTGCTGTTGCCTTGTTGAAAGTTCAAGATGTAAGAAGAATCTTAGAAATTGGACTGTCACCAAATAATGTTGACAGTTTTGGGTGGACTCTGCTCCATGTTGCAGCATACCATTCAAGGGATAGGATGATGAGGCTATTACTTGAATTTAATGGTAATTATGAATTAAGAGACGTTtactatataactttaaaataaatttaaagaaggGTGACAGGAAATactataaacatttaataacaaagACTAAAATAATAAGCTCCTCCTCTTGTTagttgttaaataattttgctTTGATTGAGTCATTTTGTTTGTTAAGTGACGGTTTCAACTCTTTTATCCAtaacatttcattaattaaacaatcaaatttaaatttgcaCTTGGACAATACTTTGAAATAATTGACTGTATCAGTAGGACTAATGTCATGATTTCTTAGATGATTCTCATATGATACCCTTGTTGTGTTCGTTAGTGAGTTGATGAAGGTGCCGACAAGTGTAACCGACATAGCTTGCATCACACGAGCCACATTGAAAATTGTACACAACGCATTAATTACTGTAGAAACAAAAGTATCAaattatgcacattttccaaaaaatgtgattaataattaaacattttcaatacaagttgaATAGTAGCAGtgggtagcatattgtatggcctttcatttgataccatacagtttGTCCATTGACATTTTAGAGAATAATTTAACCTgacaatgtgtttttttaaaaatcatttttgggtcaaaggtcagtacgCATTCCcggtaattattaatatatttgttcTTAGGTAACCCCTGTATACCAGACAAGATAGCTCATTTTACATGTCTGCACTACGCATCAATGAATGGTAAAACGCGCATGGCTAAGTTGATCCTTGAATATGAtgaaacacacacaaaaaagggAGTGGTTAATCAGAAGGGAAAGGAAGGCCTAACTGCATTACATCTTGCAGTCAGAAATGGTCACACAGCTTGTGTTAAGCTCCTTTTGCAGCATAATGCGGATGTGAATGCTAAGAGTATAGAAGAGATCACACCACTGGTGCTTGCCATTGTCTGGGAGAGAATCAGCTGCCTCAAATTACTTATTAATTGGTCTGCAGATATCGATACAGATGTCGGCCTTCCTCTGCAGTATTCCATCATGAAAGGTCGTTCTCATTGTACAAAACTGTTGCTGCAACATGGTGCAAATccaaatttaaaacattatgaAGATGGTCAAGCTCCATTGCATATTGCAGCCATGAAAGATGACCTTAGTACGTGTGTTTTGCTATATGCATATGGTGCCGATTGTGTGACTAAAAATGAAGATGGATTGACTCCTGTGGCTGTTGCCAGACAAAGGTCGTCAGTTGATAGGCCGTGCCTTCAATACCTCACAGATATAGCACGTAAGTTGAATTAACATCAGCTTTCTCATAGAGTAAAGTATTTTATTCATGTACAATTTGTCAATAAgtaaatctattaaaataaatctatatacaatttaaatttgagGTTAAATTTGTGGGTGGATAGAAACAGCATCAATTCTTAACCTTTAACCTAGTGTAGCTTATTTTCACTTATTACCTCTTTTTACTTATTCTCTCAGTTgttataattattgaaataaaacaatatttgtgtTTTCTATCCATAGGAAATCCTCGATCTTTGCAAGATACCTGTCGAATAGTAATCAGGACCAGTATTGGGAAATCAAGGCTAAAAAGTATTAATAGTCTTCCACTTTGTAAGATCATGCTTGAATATCTTGAGTATAAGTATGATGATTAAATCCCACCTGTACAGTTTGTGATTGTAAATAGAAGATTTTATATTGGCAGAGAATGTTGCAGTtaaaacattaatgtaaatTGAATTAATGTTAAACCACATAAAATATCAGGCCTCCATCTGAAAGTATTTAGGGGACATCTATACATTATTTCAGGGCACAAAGATATACCCAGTCTTGGTGGTATAATATACTTTTGTAGAtgaaatcaataataaaagtGAGGAAAAAACACACACAGCATAATTGGGACATTGTAGTATCTGCCAAAATCTATAAATAACCCATCTTAGCCGGGTACACATGTTTTTATACTCTGTATTAAGCtgtgtttttttcttcatttagaCATCAAGAAACAAAAGCAATCCCACACTTTTTAAAGTAGTGCAATGCACCTTTGCAGGTGAATTGCAGGTGAATCCCACCTGATTGTTAATCCTGCTGATTCTTATGTCATTATAGTCGCAAGTCCATAGCCAGTAGGGTTTATTAGAACTCCCTTTTCACCATTTTTCAAACTACAGACCAACAGCTAGTAAATAAGCCTAACTTATGACAATGTTATGGCAAAGGCTACCTTAGCCAGCAGGCAAATTATTTTCATCTACtagcattttgtcattttttgtgGAAGAAAGAACCCCTGTTGAACCttgaaatgtgcaaaaagtcatatttgtgcaaacaaccacatttgtgtaaACACATTGtcctcaaatgtgcaaatctgaaaaaaatgtataatccaCTAATGGCACATGCAAGCGAAATCAGTCGCATGTGTATATTTGGCCAAAACCAATAAAAGGCTGCAAgattaaattgtttgtatttttccAGAAAATTATAGCTGAAAcggtatttatttacattaccttggtatttttctattttgatacaaataaatgcatacatttaaacattttgtggtatattggtttaaaaaaatggtaATGATTTTCATAAAACCCTATCATGTTTTATGCTTAAATTGAAAATTGTTCCAATGAGTTGTTTTAATGAAAACTTTGCATAATAATAGAGCAATAGCTAATTAACGAATGTACGTAGTTTCATTGAAATACAACAATCCCTTTTGCTAAGGCGTAAACTTAAACGGcctgtttattttgttgtatttgtaATTTCCTGTTTCTTAATTTTACAAGCTTTTTTCTCAAAAGACTGATTATAACATTAGCAACAAAAACTTTAGAACTGGAAGTAGACATGGTATAacagaatatatttttttctggaATTTTAAATCTTGGGTTATGTAGTTTCAGTATTTTTGAAAATCTCAATTCTCAGTTCATTATGTTTTGTGACAAATTTCCTTTTAAATGAGAGGACAATTATAAGGGACTTCAATTTTAACGGTATGGAAGTTACCATCTCCAACAAGCAGCAGCGACCATGTGTCCTGCATCCTCGCACATcattggttgtttttttttcagatcaGACTATTTCAGTCTGAAACAATTAAATATGTAGATGGCCATATCTTGAAATCATTGTTAGAAAAACCTGTGACTGTTTAGAATTAGgttatcattttttaataaacgattttggttgaaaaaaaattatttccaCCTTTGTAGGATTTGCATGTCATTTGAGGGTGCCATGTTTGCATAAATGTGGTTGATTGTGCATTTGAGAGCAACaagtttgcacaaatgtgaccTTTTGCACATTCCACATCTCAACAACCCCCTCCCCCGATCAGTCTCTATCCTTTCCATGCAGTCTAAAGTTTATTAGAGTATAGCGGTGCCTTAATTTGTATCCAACACCTGAGTCCTGTTTATTTAGCATCTGTTAGCTAAGTACATCCCTGtcattttttatacttttttttcttgctGAATATAATAAAAAGGTGTATGAAAAAAGTTTGTATACTGAGTTTGGTCATTCCATTTTCATTACCTCTTATATTTTTCCCACCGAGTGCATGAATAGCATTTTGTTTAGTTTATGTGAAACTAATTCACTTCATTACATTTGGGTAGActaatttgtttatgttttgtaAACATTGTCAATAAAAACCtacaataatatgtataaatgttttaatctttaatattcaatatttttataattactaaTGGTATTTATCCAATTTCTGTTTGACAGGTAGAGGTAGAAACAATTATGAACAGAAAATCTTTATTGAAAACGTTTCAGatcaaagaaattaatttacttGTGTTAACAAATCAATATCTTGAAATATTCAATCATGTAAAATAGTGTAAAattatgttacatttttttgtaaactattttttgggaaattaaatttataaaaattagtattaaaaaaaatgctgtGTATATCAgtagttttattattacttGGTCAATGCATTCATTTGGCTTATTTTCGATATGAACTTTAACGTTGAGTATTTAGATATATTGTCTGCCTGaacaaatttttgttgttgaatatgttattttaatgtcatataatagttatttttCACTTGCAAAACcctgttttattttgttttcttataaATGAAATCATATTTGTGAATaacttaaaattacaaaatttaatattcAAAGAAGATAGTCTTTGAGTTAGCTTGGGTcagttaatattttgtataataatcaGGCGACACTTTACGAgtgttaatactgtatttctatACATCAATAATTACACTAACGAAAATTAAAGGATGAAAAAATGCTttctgccctctatagtttattACAATCTCAGGGTCCTCTACTAAACACCACCAGATACTACAATACCTGCCAGAGAGCAGCCCCCTGTTTTGAATTGATTATTAATGGTATATTACAAATTTCAAagcttataataataaacatttattgaaactacacctttacaacGGTGGCACCCGTTCATACACGGTGCGTTCTATATACAGATAGACATTCAacagataggcctacaaattaataaatacaaacagatacaaaataaaa
This genomic stretch from Antedon mediterranea chromosome 11, ecAntMedi1.1, whole genome shotgun sequence harbors:
- the LOC140062892 gene encoding ankyrin repeat and SOCS box protein 7-like, translating into MADGIRTRSQQLSISLRKEIEQKLRTAVALLKVQDVRRILEIGLSPNNVDSFGWTLLHVAAYHSRDRMMRLLLEFNGNPCIPDKIAHFTCLHYASMNGKTRMAKLILEYDETHTKKGVVNQKGKEGLTALHLAVRNGHTACVKLLLQHNADVNAKSIEEITPLVLAIVWERISCLKLLINWSADIDTDVGLPLQYSIMKGRSHCTKLLLQHGANPNLKHYEDGQAPLHIAAMKDDLSTCVLLYAYGADCVTKNEDGLTPVAVARQRSSVDRPCLQYLTDIARNPRSLQDTCRIVIRTSIGKSRLKSINSLPLCKIMLEYLEYKYDD